One part of the Lotus japonicus ecotype B-129 chromosome 2, LjGifu_v1.2 genome encodes these proteins:
- the LOC130740155 gene encoding inositol-tetrakisphosphate 1-kinase 1-like has product MADDERSFRIGYALAPKKRNSFIRDSLVTLAKSRGIDMVRVDPDRNLADQGPFDCVLHKLHGDDWKRQLKEFAVRFPNAVVLDPPEAIERLHNRISMLQVVSELEIDDRSETFGIPEQIVVYDKETLADQRNLEALKFPVIAKPLVADGSAKSHKMALVFNAGGLGKLKPPIVLQEFVNHGGVIFKVYVVGEHVRCVKRKSLPDVEEDELVGVTEDLLSFSQVSNLATDERIDDRYYKMMHLDKSEMPPLGFITHIACGLRRVMKLNLFNFDVIRDSRCGNRYLIIDINYFPGYAKMPGYETVLTDFFCDVLCKKQQGLGLKDSSDNPGSGSCSRGYDIRRIQTNTCCGDGDEGSLQVSPLGAEERESSVQV; this is encoded by the coding sequence ATGGCGGATGACGAGAGGAGCTTCCGCATCGGGTACGCTCTGGCACCGAAGAAGCGGAACAGCTTCATCCGAGACTCGCTCGTCACCCTCGCGAAATCGCGAGGTATTGACATGGTTCGGGTCGACCCGGACCGGAATCTGGCGGATCAGGGCCCGTTTGATTGCGTCCTCCACAAGCTCCACGGCGACGATTGGAAGCGCCAGCTGAAGGAGTTCGCGGTTAGGTTCCCGAATGCGGTGGTCTTAGACCCGCCGGAAGCGATTGAGAGGCTCCACAACCGGATTTCCATGCTGCAGGTTGTGTCCGAGCTTGAAATCGACGACCGGAGCGAGACGTTTGGGATTCCCGAGCAGATTGTTGTGTACGATAAGGAAACGCTCGCCGACCAGCGGAACTTGGAGGCGCTGAAGTTTCCGGTGATTGCGAAGCCGTTGGTGGCTGACGGCAGCGCCAAGTCGCATAAAATGGCGCTGGTTTTTAACGCCGGCGGGTTGGGCAAGCTGAAGCCGCCGATTGTGCTGCAGGAGTTTGTGAACCATGGTGGTGTTATCTTCAAGGTGTATGTGGTTGGGGAGCATGTGAGGTGCGTGAAGAGGAAGTCCTTGCCGGATGTTGAGGAGGACGAGCTGGTGGGGGTTACAGAGGACTTGTTGTCGTTTTCGCAGGTGTCGAATTTGGCCACCGATGAGAGGATTGATGATAGGTATTATAAGATGATGCATTTGGATAAGTCGGAGATGCCTCCTCTGGGGTTTATCACCCACATTGCTTGTGGATTGAGGCGTGTGATGAAGCTGAACCTGTTTAACTTCGACGTGATTCGGGATTCTAGATGTGGGAATCGGTACCTTATCATTGATATCAATTACTTCCCCGGGTATGCGAAAATGCCCGGTTATGAGACTGTTTTGACAGACTTTTTCTGTGATGTGTTGTGCAAGAAACAGCAAGGACTCGGCCTAAAGGACAGTTCGGATAATCCTGGTTCCGGTAGCTGTTCGCGCGGTTACGATATAAGAAGGATTCAAACCAACACTTGTTGCGGTGATGGGGATGAGGGTAGCCTTCAAGTTTCGCCTCTTGGCgcggaagagagagagagttctGTGCAAGTATGA
- the LOC130740156 gene encoding transcription factor MYB39-like: protein MGRSPCCDNESGVKKGPWTPEEDEKLVDHINKHGHGNWGTLPKRAGLNRCGKSCRLRWTNYLRPDIKRGKFTEEEERIIINLHSVLGNKWSKIAAHLPGRTDNEIKNFWNTHIRKKLLKMGIDPETHKPRTDFNHLMTLSQLLGMSTNMGNANWGNNNPLGDITQLAKLQLLQNLMQIMGSNNSLVNMGNPHNLSGIPSLNPFNVFTNTLQAKEPLVLSGEEYGNNGFCSQAQSGSPSQQDISKSRADFVDQGSYNPQVLDHNKKISSTTSCEKQEEKSSLPALVEGTFNQIDNCYNTAQTSTESPSNTNLDDWENFLIDNETSGSYWKELLDLTSTSASPISW from the exons ATGGGGAGGTCACCGTGTTGTGATAACGAGAGTGGTGTGAAGAAAGGGCCATGGACAccagaagaagatgagaagcTGGTTGATCATATCAACAAGCATGGCCATGGCAACTGGGGAACACTTCCAAAGCGTGCCGGTTTGAATAGGTGCGGCAAGAGCTGCAGGCTAAGGTGGACTAACTATCTCAGGCCAGATATCAAGAGAGGCAAATTCACTGAAGAAGAGGAGCGAATCATCATCAACCTTCATTCAGTTCTTGGAAACAA GTGGTCGAAGATTGCAGCCCATCTTCCAGGAAGAACTGATAATGAGATCAAGAATTTCTGGAACACTCACATAAGGAAGAAGCTTCTGAAGATGGGAATTGACCCTGAAACTCACAAGCCAAGGACTGATTTCAATCACCTCATGACTCTTTCACAGTTGCTTGGCATGTCAACAAACATGGGAAATGCTAATTGGGGCAACAATAACCCTCTTGGTGATATCACTCAGCTAGCCAAGTTGCAACTTTTGCAAAATCTTATGCAAATTATGGGTAGCAACAATTCACTTGTGAACATGGGGAACCCTCATAACCTCTCAGGAATTCCCAGCCTCAACCCATTCAATGTGTTTACAAATACCCTTCAAGCTAAGGAGCCATTGGTTTTGAGTGGTGAAGAATATGGAAACAATGGTTTCTGCTCTCAAGCACAAAGTGGGTCCCCCTCTCAGCAGGATATTTCAAAATCAAGGGCAGATTTTGTTGATCAGGGTTCATATAATCCACAAGTTCTTGATCATAACAAGAAAATTAGCAGCACTACTTCATGtgaaaaacaagaagaaaaatcatCACTTCCTGCATTAGTTGAGGGAACCTTCAACCAAATAGACAATTGCTATAACACAGCTCAAACATCCACAGAGTCACCTTCTAATACAAACCTTGATGATTGGGAGAATTTCCTCATTGACAATGAAACTAGTGGTTCCTACTGGAAAGAGCTTCTAGA CTTGACATCCACTTCTGCGTCGCCAATTTCTTGGTAG